CACCGACAGCGACATGTTCGGCAACGCAATACATTCCGCGACTGCCGAGCGTTCCGCCGAGGACCGCGCCCTCGACGTGTTCTGCGACGACCGCGTCCGCGATGCGGTGTTGACGCTGCCCGAGGGATTCCGAACGGTGTTGTACTACGCCGATATCGAGGGCTTCACCTACGCCGAAATCGCGGCGCTCATGGAAATCCCACTGGGAACAGTGATGTCGCGCATCGCCCGTAGCCGCGAACGCCTGCGGGTTGCGCTTGGCCCCATCGCAGACGACCTGTGGCCGACGCACGAAGCCGACGACACCCAGTGTGTCGCCTGACCGCCAACAGCCTGACCGACGACAGAAGGACACCATGGAATCCGGATCGACAGAACTCAAAGGATACCGCGCGCTGGTCACCGGCGGCACCGCAGGGATCGGGTTGGCCTGTGCCGACCTGCTGGCCCGGGCGGGTGCAGCGGTCACCATCACCGGCAGAGACGAACGACGCGGACGGGACGCCGCAGCCGCACTCGGCGGGGAGGTCCGATTCGTCGGCGCCGATCTCGGTGACCTGGACTCGGTGCAATCCCTTGCTCGGCAATGTGATCAGCTCGACATCCTGGTCAACAATGCCGCCGCGTTTCCCGGTGCGCTCACCGTGGAACAGGATGTCGCCTCGTTCGAGCAGACCTTCGACACCAATGTGCGCGGCACGTATTTCCTGGTGGCCCAATTGGTGGGCGGCATGCTGGAGCGGGGCCGCGGCAGCATCGTCAACGTCACCTCGATGGTCGCGTCGAAAGGGGTGCCCGGCGCCTCGGCCTACAGCGCGTCCAAGGCCGCGGTCGAATCGCTGACCCGCACTTGGGCCGCCGAATTCGGTTCCGGCGGTGTACGGGTCAACAGTGTGGCGCCGGGCCCCACCCGCACCGAAGGCGTCCAGGCACAGTGGGGCGACACCAACGAGGAACTCGGCCGGGCCCTGCCGCTGGGACGCACGGCGACTCCCGAGGAGATCGCCCACGCGGTGCTGTTCCTGTCGTCGCCGCGCGCGGCTTTCATCACCGGCTCGACGCTGCACGCCGACGGAGGCGGAACCGCGATCTGAAACGCCTGCCTCGGTCCTGTCGCCGTGCGCCGCTTTCTACTGGAGGGTCGCGATCCTGAGCAAGAGCGACCCTGCGGGAGAAAACGACGCGCGCCAGCACCGCCAGCACCGCCAGCGCCGGCGAAAACTGACGGGAACCGAACGGCGGCGGCCGGCGTCCTAACCACATGCCCGCCGATACCCTGCGCGCCGACCTGGCGGCCATCCGCGCCCTTGGCGACGCCCTCAACGCTCACTCCGCCGACCTGGATGCCGTGGCCGCCACGCTGCGATCGATTCCGGCCCCGGCGCTCGGCCCGATCGGCGAGCGGTTCGCGGCCGCCTTCGCCCAGGCCGTGAGCGCACACAGCGACGCGGTCGCGGCGCTCGGCATACGGACGGGGGCCGGGGCCGTCAACGCCCGCAACACCGCCGCTGACTACTACTCCGCCGGTCAGCGGGCTGCTCAGCTGTTGCCGCGGGTGTAGCGGTGCCCAGCTCCAGCGTCGCGCTGGCCGCGCCGCTCTACGAACTACGGGCTCTGCTGGGCAACAGCCTGCCGGACCACACCGCCGCGACCGCGATGGATGGCGCGCAGGGCGCCCTGTCGGATATCGCGGCCGCGCTCGGGCGATCGTGGGACCGTGCCGCCGTGGATTGGTCGGGCACCGCCGCCACGGCGGCCGGGCAGTTCACCGCCGGCGCCGCTGCCGAGGTGACGGCGTTGGCCGAGCGGGCGCAGGCCTTGGGCGCCGCGGCCCGGGACGCGGGTTCGGCTGTGGCGCAGGCCAGGTTGCGTCTGCAGGCGATCATCGACCGCTTCGAGGAACGCGCCGCCGAATTGACTCCCCACCTCGATGAACCGGGGGTGGCCCAGGAACTGCAGGCCGAGGCACGACGCGCGATCACCGAGGCCACGACCGTCGTCGACGAACTGACTGCCGAACTGGACAAACACTCCGGCTCACTCACCGCCCCCGCCCCCGCCCTACCGCCCGCGACGGGGATGCACCCGGGCTCGGCGGGTTTCCCCGCTCCCCTCGGCTCCGGCGGTTTCACAGCGGCCCCGGCGGGGTTCACCGGGGGTGCCCCTGCCGCCGCCTCGCTGGGTGCCGATCGCTCGGACGCCCCGCTCGGACTCCGCGACCCGGGGATGTTCGGCGACGGAGTAGCGGTGCGACTGCCCGACGGCAGCACGGCGACGGCGCCCAATGCCGTGGCCGCGGGCGCCGTGCGGCACGCGCTCACCCAACTGGGAGTGCCCTACCGGTGGGGCGGCACCACGCCTGGTGTCGGGCTGGACTGCAGTGGACTGACCCAGTGGGCCTATCACGAAGCTGGTCTGGATATCCCCCGGCTGGCCCAGGAACAGGACATCGGCAAGGCGGTGTCGGCGGGATCGTTGCGGCCGGGCGACCTGGCGGTATGGGACGGACACGTCGCGATGATCGTCGGCGGCAACACCATGATCGAGGCCGGTGATCCCGTCAAGCTCTCACCGATCCGGACCACGAATGCCGGTCAGGGCTTTCAGGGATTCTGGCGGCCCACGGCGTGAGTGGTGTGCCGGCAGGCCCCGAACCGGAGACAACCTGACTGGCGTCCAGGAGCCCCCATTAGGCTGTGCCGCATGGCTGCTGACATCGTGCCGGTCCGGCTCGGGCTGACCAAGGGCGACCTTTACACACTCTGGGCTCCGCGCTGGCGGGACGCCGGCGACGAGTGGGAGGCGTTCTTGGGCGAGGGTGACGCCCTGTACGGCTTCGAATCGGTCGCTGATCTGGTGGCATTCGTCCGCACCAACACCGACAACGACCTCGCCGACCATCCGAAGTGGGACAAGCTCACCGCGGCCAACGCGCACAAGCTGCAGCCCGCCGACGACCGCGAGTACGACATCGTCGGGGTCCCCGACCTGGTCGCCGACAAGCCGACGGAGGAATCCGTCGCGAGCCTGCACCGCATCCTGGTGGTGGTGTCTTCGATCGGCTCGGTGTGTGAACTGGCGGCCATCAGCAAGTTCTTCAACGGAAACCCCGTGCTCGGCACGCTCGGTGGCGGGCTGGAAGGCTTCACCGGTCGCTCTGGGCGCAAGCGCTGGGCTGAGATCGAAGCCGTGATCGCCCGGGGCTGGGACGGTGTGCTCGACTCCATCGACGAGATCGTCGCCATTCCGGAGGAAATCGATGCGGACGCGGTCAAGAAGGCCGAGGCCGAGCTCGAGGAGCCGGCGCCCGAGGAGGACGAGGACGACCTCGCGGTCGAGACCGACGACGCCGAGGGCGGCGACGAGGACGACAGCGAGGCCGAGGCCGAGCCCGTGCGCAGCGCGGCGGACACCGCCGTCCTGGGTGACGACGAGGACTTCTGGCAGAAGGTCGGTATCGACCCGGTGCGAATCATGACCGGTTCGGG
Above is a window of Mycolicibacterium boenickei DNA encoding:
- a CDS encoding C40 family peptidase is translated as MPSSSVALAAPLYELRALLGNSLPDHTAATAMDGAQGALSDIAAALGRSWDRAAVDWSGTAATAAGQFTAGAAAEVTALAERAQALGAAARDAGSAVAQARLRLQAIIDRFEERAAELTPHLDEPGVAQELQAEARRAITEATTVVDELTAELDKHSGSLTAPAPALPPATGMHPGSAGFPAPLGSGGFTAAPAGFTGGAPAAASLGADRSDAPLGLRDPGMFGDGVAVRLPDGSTATAPNAVAAGAVRHALTQLGVPYRWGGTTPGVGLDCSGLTQWAYHEAGLDIPRLAQEQDIGKAVSAGSLRPGDLAVWDGHVAMIVGGNTMIEAGDPVKLSPIRTTNAGQGFQGFWRPTA
- the satS gene encoding protein export chaperone SatS yields the protein MAADIVPVRLGLTKGDLYTLWAPRWRDAGDEWEAFLGEGDALYGFESVADLVAFVRTNTDNDLADHPKWDKLTAANAHKLQPADDREYDIVGVPDLVADKPTEESVASLHRILVVVSSIGSVCELAAISKFFNGNPVLGTLGGGLEGFTGRSGRKRWAEIEAVIARGWDGVLDSIDEIVAIPEEIDADAVKKAEAELEEPAPEEDEDDLAVETDDAEGGDEDDSEAEAEPVRSAADTAVLGDDEDFWQKVGIDPVRIMTGSGTVYTLRCYLDDDPVFLGRNGRISVFSSERALARYLADEHDHDLSDLATYDDIRTAATDGSLRVEVAEENIYVLSGISDDIADGPDAVDHDQLELAVELLRDVSDYSEDKTVDETLAGTKALGKFVSYVLGDENARKPVAPYAEAVEQWDALERFVESRLRAE
- a CDS encoding sigma-70 family RNA polymerase sigma factor; this translates as MTLSVDAEDLDVESDAQLTARFVREAMPFHTILLRTARRLTHSHADAEDLVQDTLMNAYTGFRRFEPGTNLRAWLFRILHNRWISTHRMKQRRPDTFAVAEITDSDMFGNAIHSATAERSAEDRALDVFCDDRVRDAVLTLPEGFRTVLYYADIEGFTYAEIAALMEIPLGTVMSRIARSRERLRVALGPIADDLWPTHEADDTQCVA
- a CDS encoding SDR family NAD(P)-dependent oxidoreductase; this encodes MESGSTELKGYRALVTGGTAGIGLACADLLARAGAAVTITGRDERRGRDAAAALGGEVRFVGADLGDLDSVQSLARQCDQLDILVNNAAAFPGALTVEQDVASFEQTFDTNVRGTYFLVAQLVGGMLERGRGSIVNVTSMVASKGVPGASAYSASKAAVESLTRTWAAEFGSGGVRVNSVAPGPTRTEGVQAQWGDTNEELGRALPLGRTATPEEIAHAVLFLSSPRAAFITGSTLHADGGGTAI